The sequence AGTTTCAAATGATATAATTCCGAAAAATGTCAGAAGAAAAGGTGATTTGGGTCAGGAACAATTTTTGGCAGGTTATATTTTAGACAGTGTTCTAAAGAAAGAAAAACATGAAAAAGGCATTGCTTTGATGGCAATAACAGAAATGGATTTGTATCCAAAACCAGAATGGAATTATGTTTTTGGGCTAGCATCTTACAGAGATAAAATTGCAGTAAGTTCGATTCACAGATTGTACGATAAAAGAGTAGAAGGAGCAGATTTCAGTTTGTGTTTAGAGCGATTATTGAAAATTTGTTCTCATGAAATTGGGCATATGTTTGGTTTGCATCATTGCATTGAGGCCGATTGTGTCATGAATGGAACAAATAGTTTATCCGAAACAGATGAGCATACGCTCCGATTGTGTTCGGTTTGCCAAAGAAAACTGAATTCTGGATTCAAATATGATAATGAAAAAAGGCTGAAAGAGCTGGAGCAATATTTTAAAGAGAATAACTTGGCAGAAGGCCAGGAATTGATGAAAAAAGACATTGATAAAATTAAAAATAAATAAAAATGGCAACGAGCAAAGAATTTATAAAAGGAGACGAAATAGAATGGGAAGTAGTTGGTGAAGGAATAAAAAGAAAAATACTTGCTTTTGATGACCGAATCATGCTTGTAAATGTTCGCTTTGAAAAAGGAGGAATTGGAGTTTTGCACGATCATTATCATTCTCAAGTTACCTATATCGCGAGCGGAAAATTTGATGTAACAATCAGCGGTGTAACGCAAACATTAAAAGAAGGAGACAGTTTTTACATTCCGCCTCATGCTGTTCATGGCGTTGTTTGTCTA comes from Flavobacterium sp. KACC 22761 and encodes:
- a CDS encoding cupin domain-containing protein, whose amino-acid sequence is MATSKEFIKGDEIEWEVVGEGIKRKILAFDDRIMLVNVRFEKGGIGVLHDHYHSQVTYIASGKFDVTISGVTQTLKEGDSFYIPPHAVHGVVCLEEGMLTDVFSPAREDFLNY
- a CDS encoding archaemetzincin family Zn-dependent metalloprotease, yielding MKKLLFLVFLILNACQSNKKENPELNLPIDPYFTEIKTNDVKLGEPVFGDWLYSHPEKGQSFEQFMNTKHVVPTKEENIIYLQPIGKFDKQQVKQIELVRQYLELFFQLKTKVLKEVSNDIIPKNVRRKGDLGQEQFLAGYILDSVLKKEKHEKGIALMAITEMDLYPKPEWNYVFGLASYRDKIAVSSIHRLYDKRVEGADFSLCLERLLKICSHEIGHMFGLHHCIEADCVMNGTNSLSETDEHTLRLCSVCQRKLNSGFKYDNEKRLKELEQYFKENNLAEGQELMKKDIDKIKNK